The following coding sequences are from one Arachis hypogaea cultivar Tifrunner chromosome 7, arahy.Tifrunner.gnm2.J5K5, whole genome shotgun sequence window:
- the LOC112701642 gene encoding uncharacterized protein — protein sequence MPFPDYAGLPEPSNTIFSDELNFDRTELASVAVDLISRLNRDHRIAFDTIANAVRRDAGGFFFVCGYGGTGKTFLWNALSASIRSKGDIVLNVASSGIAALLLPNGRTTHSRFKVPLSVNQDSICNIRQATPLAHLISSAKLVIWDEAPMLNKFCFEALDKCLKDVLRFDRGYIPHAPFGGKIVVLGGDFRQILPVIPRGSREEIVHSCINASNLWKSCQVLQLTKNMRLSRGSRDIHGVQLKEFATWLLQVGDGLIGDNADGESVIRIPDNLLLNVESPCLHDLVLFVYPDILIYSSSVDYFKGRSILAPTLDVVNEVNNHVMSLIPGNERVYLSSDTLISEDGHLESELYTMSTESLNVLNCSGIPQHRLVLKIGVPVMLLCNIDQSNGLCNGTRMQVKHLGDHIIECVILAGRNTGDVVFIPRMNMSPNNDTLPIRFTRRQFPVALCFAMTINKSQGQTLSTVGVYLPRPVFTHGQLYVALSRVSMHSGLKILSVDSNGKVSNHTINVVYREVFTGMLPNILP from the coding sequence ATGCCGTTTCCTGATTATGCTGGTTTACCTGAACCTTCCAACACAATCTTTTCTGATGAGCTAAATTTTGATAGGACAGAATTGGCAAGTGTCGCCGTGGATTTGATTTCCCGGTTGAATCGAGACCACCGCATTGCGTTCGACACAATAGCAAATGCAGTTCGTCGTGACGCTGGTGGTTTTTTCTTTGTCTGTGGTTATGGTGGAACTGGTAAGACCTTTCTATGGAATGCGCTGTCTGCTTCGATAAGGTCTAAGGGTGATATTGTCCTCAATGTTGCATCCAGTGGCATTGCAGCTCTATTGTTGCCTAATGGGCGAACTACTCATTCACGCTTTAAGGTTCCGCTCAGTGTTAACCAGGACTCTATTTGTAATATAAGGCAAGCCACACCCCTCGCGCATCTTATTTCATCTGCAAAATTAGTTATATGGGACGAGGCACCTATGTTAAATAAATTTTGCTTCGAAGCGCTAGACAAATGCCTTAAGGATGTTCTTCGATTTGATCGTGGATATATTCCTCATGCCCCATTTGGTGGGAAAATTGTTGTTCTAGGAGGTGATTTCCGTCAGATATTGCCTGTGATTCCTCGTGGTTCTCGGGAAGAGATCGTTCACTCGTGTATTAATGCTTCGAACTTGTGGAAATCTTGCCAAGTGTTGCAGTTAACTAAAAACATGAGACTGTCCCGTGGATCACGAGATATCCATGGTGTACAATTGAAGGAATTTGCTACATGGTTGCTTCAAGTTGGTGACGGGTTAATCGGAGACAATGCCGATGGCGAATCAGTGATCAGAATACCCGATAACTTGCTGCTTAATGTTGAGTCTCCCTGTCTGCATGATTTGGTGTTGTTCGTTTATCCTGACATCTTAATCTATTCTTCTAGCGTGGATTATTTTAAGGGTAGGAGTATATTAGCACCAACACTTGATGTCGTTAATGAAGTAAACAATCATGTGATGTCTTTGATCCCTGGCAACGAGAGGGTATACTTGAGCTCTGATACACTAATTAGTGAAGATGGTCACCTGGAATCTGAATTATATACAATGAGCACCGAATCATTGAATGTGCTAAATTGTTCAGGAATTCCCCAACACCGGTTAGTTCTTAAAATCGGTGTTCCTGTGATGCTTCTTTGCAATATTGACCAATCCAATGGACTATGCAATGGTACGCGCATGCAGGTTAAACATCTTGGTGACCATATCATTGAGTGCGTCATCTTAGCAGGTCGTAATACTGGTGATGTTGTATTTATTCCCAGGATGAACATGTCACCCAATAACGATACATTACCAATCAGGTTTACTCGACGCCAATTTCCGGTTGCTCTTTGCTTTGCGATGACCATAAACAAGTCCCAAGGTCAAACGCTGTCAACCGTTGGTGTCTATCTTCCGAGGCCTGTTTTTACTCATGGTCAGCTTTATGTTGCACTTTCTCGGGTCAGCATGCATTCTGGACTGAAGATTTTATCCGTTGATTCTAACGGCAAAGTTTCAAATCATACTATTAATGTGGTCTATAGAGAAGTTTTTACCGGGATGCTACCTAACATTCTCCCTTGA